From Toxorhynchites rutilus septentrionalis strain SRP chromosome 2, ASM2978413v1, whole genome shotgun sequence, a single genomic window includes:
- the LOC129768334 gene encoding zinc finger protein 771-like isoform X2, which translates to MAIVINNIKQCSFCSDMCNEEFHHVLVPSLHHEQKLESILQKLNSSTSELSSYPTCDKCRQEFINNHNISESCFQILRSAEPNGIKTEPELMIDDHELSNSDSILGADPMKQEAEMPIVGKNGEVFFISEMDGEGDNISLISVAKTDTQERKTETLECEKCEKTFRSKHGLTMHLRTHTGQPRYSCPHCLKAFKNSYLLQNHIRVHTDERPYSCPHCPKAFRTSCALKNHIRVHTGERPYSCPHCPKTFKIRPTLQQHIRVHTDERPYSCRYCPKGFKSSAEHQRHIRTHTDERPYSCPQCPKAFSQGSTLKQHIRVHTGERTFSCPYCPKAFVLAATLKYHIRVHTDERPYSCPHCPKAFKDGTTLKWHIRTHTGERPYPCPHCHKAFTIPTSLTKHLKIHGNDEGDSGQEPLVTVKEEMTEC; encoded by the exons TAAACAATGCAGCTTTTGCTCTGATATGTGCAATGAGGAATTTCATCACGTGCTGGTCCCTTCTCTCCATCATGAGCAAAAGTTGGAATCCATCCTTCAAAAATTAAACAGTTCCACTTCCGAGTTAAGTTCATATCCTACGTGCGACAAATGCCGACAAGAGTTCATAAACAACCACAACATTAGCGAGAGTTGCTTTCAAATTTTACGCAGTGCCGAACCGAATGGCATCAAGACGGAGCCAGAGTTAATGATTGATGATCACGAACTGTCGAATAGCGATAGCATTTTGGGTGCAGACCCAATGAAACAGGAAGCCGAAATGCCAATCGTTGGAAAAAATGGAGAGGTATTCTTCATAAGCGAAATGGATGGAGAAGGCGACAATATATCACTGATTTCAGTTGCTAAAACGGATACACAAGAAAGAA AAACAGAAACGTTAGAAtgtgaaaaatgtgaaaaaacattCCGCTCAAAACACGGTCTGACAATGCACcttcgaactcatacgg GTCAACCTCGTtattcttgtccacattgtctAAAAGCGTTCAAGAATTCTTATTTGCTTCAAAACCATATTCGAGTTCATACAG ATGAACGTCCTtattcttgtccacattgtccgaaagCGTTCAGGACTTCTTGTGCGCTTAAAAATCACATTCGAGTCCATACAG gtgaacgtccttattcttgtccacattgtccaaAAACGTTTAAGATTCGTCCAACGCTCCAACAACACATTCGAGTTCATACAG ACgaacgtccctattcttgtcgatattgtccgaAAGGGTTTAAAAGTTCTGCAGAGCACCAAAGacacattcgaactcatacaG ACGAGCGTCCCTATTCTTGTCCACAGTGCCCGAAGGCGTTTTCTCAAGGTTCAACGCTCAAACAACACATTCGAGTTCATACGG GTGAACGGACATTTTCTTGTCCATATTGTCCGAAGGCGTTTGTGCTTGCTGCAACACTCAAGTACCACATTCGAGTTCATACGG ATGAACGTCCCTATTCATGCCCACATTGTCCGAAAGCTTTTAAGGACGGTACAACTCTCAAATGgcacattcgaactcatacgg gtgaacgtccctatCCGTGTCCGCATTGCCACAAAGCATTCACGATACCTACAAGCCTTACCAAACACCTGAAGATACATGGTAACGATGAAGGCGACTCGGGGCAGGAACCACTGGTGACCGTAAAGGAAGAGATGACTGAATGCTGA
- the LOC129768334 gene encoding zinc finger protein 771-like isoform X1, translating to MAIVSNDVKQCSFCSDMCNEEFHHVLVPSLHHEQKLESILQKLNSSTSELSSYPTCDKCRQEFINNHNISESCFQILRSAEPNGIKTEPELMIDDHELSNSDSILGADPMKQEAEMPIVGKNGEVFFISEMDGEGDNISLISVAKTDTQERKTETLECEKCEKTFRSKHGLTMHLRTHTGQPRYSCPHCLKAFKNSYLLQNHIRVHTDERPYSCPHCPKAFRTSCALKNHIRVHTGERPYSCPHCPKTFKIRPTLQQHIRVHTDERPYSCRYCPKGFKSSAEHQRHIRTHTDERPYSCPQCPKAFSQGSTLKQHIRVHTGERTFSCPYCPKAFVLAATLKYHIRVHTDERPYSCPHCPKAFKDGTTLKWHIRTHTGERPYPCPHCHKAFTIPTSLTKHLKIHGNDEGDSGQEPLVTVKEEMTEC from the exons TAAACAATGCAGCTTTTGCTCTGATATGTGCAATGAGGAATTTCATCACGTGCTGGTCCCTTCTCTCCATCATGAGCAAAAGTTGGAATCCATCCTTCAAAAATTAAACAGTTCCACTTCCGAGTTAAGTTCATATCCTACGTGCGACAAATGCCGACAAGAGTTCATAAACAACCACAACATTAGCGAGAGTTGCTTTCAAATTTTACGCAGTGCCGAACCGAATGGCATCAAGACGGAGCCAGAGTTAATGATTGATGATCACGAACTGTCGAATAGCGATAGCATTTTGGGTGCAGACCCAATGAAACAGGAAGCCGAAATGCCAATCGTTGGAAAAAATGGAGAGGTATTCTTCATAAGCGAAATGGATGGAGAAGGCGACAATATATCACTGATTTCAGTTGCTAAAACGGATACACAAGAAAGAA AAACAGAAACGTTAGAAtgtgaaaaatgtgaaaaaacattCCGCTCAAAACACGGTCTGACAATGCACcttcgaactcatacgg GTCAACCTCGTtattcttgtccacattgtctAAAAGCGTTCAAGAATTCTTATTTGCTTCAAAACCATATTCGAGTTCATACAG ATGAACGTCCTtattcttgtccacattgtccgaaagCGTTCAGGACTTCTTGTGCGCTTAAAAATCACATTCGAGTCCATACAG gtgaacgtccttattcttgtccacattgtccaaAAACGTTTAAGATTCGTCCAACGCTCCAACAACACATTCGAGTTCATACAG ACgaacgtccctattcttgtcgatattgtccgaAAGGGTTTAAAAGTTCTGCAGAGCACCAAAGacacattcgaactcatacaG ACGAGCGTCCCTATTCTTGTCCACAGTGCCCGAAGGCGTTTTCTCAAGGTTCAACGCTCAAACAACACATTCGAGTTCATACGG GTGAACGGACATTTTCTTGTCCATATTGTCCGAAGGCGTTTGTGCTTGCTGCAACACTCAAGTACCACATTCGAGTTCATACGG ATGAACGTCCCTATTCATGCCCACATTGTCCGAAAGCTTTTAAGGACGGTACAACTCTCAAATGgcacattcgaactcatacgg gtgaacgtccctatCCGTGTCCGCATTGCCACAAAGCATTCACGATACCTACAAGCCTTACCAAACACCTGAAGATACATGGTAACGATGAAGGCGACTCGGGGCAGGAACCACTGGTGACCGTAAAGGAAGAGATGACTGAATGCTGA
- the LOC129768334 gene encoding zinc finger protein 358-like isoform X3: MHLRTHTGQPRYSCPHCLKAFKNSYLLQNHIRVHTDERPYSCPHCPKAFRTSCALKNHIRVHTGERPYSCPHCPKTFKIRPTLQQHIRVHTDERPYSCRYCPKGFKSSAEHQRHIRTHTDERPYSCPQCPKAFSQGSTLKQHIRVHTGERTFSCPYCPKAFVLAATLKYHIRVHTDERPYSCPHCPKAFKDGTTLKWHIRTHTGERPYPCPHCHKAFTIPTSLTKHLKIHGNDEGDSGQEPLVTVKEEMTEC; this comes from the exons ATGCACcttcgaactcatacgg GTCAACCTCGTtattcttgtccacattgtctAAAAGCGTTCAAGAATTCTTATTTGCTTCAAAACCATATTCGAGTTCATACAG ATGAACGTCCTtattcttgtccacattgtccgaaagCGTTCAGGACTTCTTGTGCGCTTAAAAATCACATTCGAGTCCATACAG gtgaacgtccttattcttgtccacattgtccaaAAACGTTTAAGATTCGTCCAACGCTCCAACAACACATTCGAGTTCATACAG ACgaacgtccctattcttgtcgatattgtccgaAAGGGTTTAAAAGTTCTGCAGAGCACCAAAGacacattcgaactcatacaG ACGAGCGTCCCTATTCTTGTCCACAGTGCCCGAAGGCGTTTTCTCAAGGTTCAACGCTCAAACAACACATTCGAGTTCATACGG GTGAACGGACATTTTCTTGTCCATATTGTCCGAAGGCGTTTGTGCTTGCTGCAACACTCAAGTACCACATTCGAGTTCATACGG ATGAACGTCCCTATTCATGCCCACATTGTCCGAAAGCTTTTAAGGACGGTACAACTCTCAAATGgcacattcgaactcatacgg gtgaacgtccctatCCGTGTCCGCATTGCCACAAAGCATTCACGATACCTACAAGCCTTACCAAACACCTGAAGATACATGGTAACGATGAAGGCGACTCGGGGCAGGAACCACTGGTGACCGTAAAGGAAGAGATGACTGAATGCTGA